From Vanessa tameamea isolate UH-Manoa-2023 chromosome 26, ilVanTame1 primary haplotype, whole genome shotgun sequence, one genomic window encodes:
- the LOC113399208 gene encoding uncharacterized protein LOC113399208 — protein MCIEPVIPVWTFVFQLQNCTERYGCPAEWRSNRFVSYERCMRRCKPLVNLYTEILANDTQNLSTYLRSKSWASSGRRDIDAEDDPELDEDIKRESVKGPAPDPLDDDLDYKYRQLTPDIDDVDSEITQVDMMRHLYSRN, from the exons ATGTGCATCGAACCCGTTATACCAGTATGGACTTTCGTATTCCAATTGCAAAACTGCac TGAGCGTTACGGATGTCCTGCTGAATGGCGGTCGAACCGTTTCGTCAGCTACGAGCGGTGTATGAGGCGTTGCAAGCCGCTCGTGAACCTTTACACCGAGATCTTGGCTAATGACACGCAAAATTTGTCCACATATTTGCGATCTAAGAGCTGGG CAAGTTCAGGGAGACGAGATATAGACGCAGAGGATGACCCCGAGCTCGATGAAGACATAAAACGAGAAAGTGTCAAAGGTCCAGCGCCGGATCCCCTAGACGACGACCTAGACTACAAATACCGACAGTTGACTCCCGATATAGACGACGTTGATTCGGAGATCACTCAAGTCGATATGATGAGGCATTTGTATTCTCgtaattaa